CGTCGAGCATCAGGCCATCGGCTTCAAGCTCGCGGACATGCTGACGGCGATCCACGCCGCGACGCTCATGACCTACCAGGCGGCGGGGCGCCTGGACGCCGAGCAGCCGGTGGGCCGGGAGGCCGCCATGACCAAGCTCTTCGCTTCCGAGATGGCCGTGCGGGTCACCGACGACGCCGCGCGCATCCTGGCCTCCTACGGGCTCGCCATGGAGTACCCGGTGCAGCGCTACTTCCGCGACGCTCGCTTCCTGCTGCCGGGCGGTGGCACCTCCGAGATCCTGCGCCTCATCATCGGGCGGGAGCTGGACTGGGACCGCGGGGGAGCCTTCGCATGAACGGGTCGCCGGCGCCCATGTTCCAGCCCTCGGTAGAGACGCGCCCGCGGGAGCAGCTCGAAGCCCTCCAGCTCGAGCGGATGCGCCGCACGCTCGGTCTCATCAAGGAGAACGCGGCCTACCGCAAGCGCCTCGGCTCCGTGGACGCCGAGGCGCTCCGGTCCGCCGCCGACTGGGCGCGGCTCCCGTTCCTGACCAAGGATGCGCTGCGCGACGCCTACCCTCTCCAGCTCTGCTGCGCGCCCCGAGGAACCATCAAGCGGGTGCACATGTCCTCCGGGACCACCGGCAATCCCATCGTGAACCCGTACACCCGCGCCGACATCGCCCAGTGGGGCGAGGTCATGGCCCGCTGCTACGTGGCGGCGGGCGTCACCTCTGCCGACGTCGTCCAGATCACGCCGTCCTTCGGGCTGTTCACCGGAGGCTTCGGCTTCCACTACGGCGCCGAGCGGCTGGGCGTCATGGTGGTGCCGGCGGGCGCCGGGCGCAGTGCCCTGCAGCTCAAGCTCATGAAGGACCTGGGCGCGACGGTGCTGGCGGGCATCGCTACCTACCCGCTGCGCCTGCTCGAGGTCGCGCGGGAGGAAGGCTTCGACCTGCGGGAGCTGAGGCTGCGGGTGGCCATCCTGGGATCGGAGATGTGGTCCGATGACCTGCGCGCCCTCATCGAGCGCGAGCTCGGCATCGAGACCTTCGACATCATCGGCATGACCGAGAGCGGCGGGCCGGGGCTCGGCATCGACTGCCGGGCCCACGGCGGGATCCACGTCTGGGAGGACCACTACTACTGCGAGATCGTCGATCCCCTGACCGGCAGCCTGCGCCCGGACGGGCAGGAGGGGGAGCTGGTGCTCTCGACGCTCACACGCGAGGGACTGCCCCTCGTCCGGTACCGGACCCACGACCTCACCCGCGTGGTGAGCCGGGATCCCTGCGCCTGCGGGCGTACCCATCTCCGGCTCGACCGGCTGCGGGGGCGCACCGATGACATGGTGATCTTCAAGGGGGTGAACTTCTACCCGTGCCAGATCGAGTCGCTGGTCGTGGGGCGAGCAGGCCTCGGCCACGAGTACCAGGTGCTGCTCGAGCGCAGCCCCGAGGGCGCCGACCGGATGCGCCTGCTCGTCGAGGTGAAGCCGGATTTCGATCCGGAGAGCCTGAGGGGGCTCCAGCGGGAGTTCAAGGATCTGCTCAACCTCACGCCGGAAGTGACGACCCTCAAGGAGGGAGGGATCCCGCGACCCCAGGGGAAGGCCGTGAGGGTCGTGGACCGTCGCGCCACCCAACCATGAGTGCCCGCGACGGCTGCGGCTTCCTCCGGCGAGCGGGCGACGTGTCGCTGAGCCCGGACTTAACATAATGCACCTTATCGGACATCAGATCGCCCTCGCGGGACTCCCGAGGCGCAGGGAGAGAGCAAACAGCAGCGCCTTACTGCTTTGGAGGGGTCTCGGGGCTGGCGAGCCGGCTACGGATGTCGGCGGCGCGCCGGCTATCCGGGCGCTCCTTGAGCAGGCGCGAGTAAGTCTCGCGCGCCGCCGCCGGATTGCCGCCGAACTCCTGGGCACGGGCCAATCCCAAGAGCCCCTCCTCGTAGAGGAAATCCTTCGGGGTCAGCCCGCCGAGGGCCGCCTGAAAGGCGACCTGGGCCCTGGCGTGGTCGCGCTGAGCCTCCCAGGTGTATCCGATGCCGACAGCCGCCAGGCTCCTCAGGGTGGCCGTGGCGCCCTTGGCGATGGCGATCTCGTAGGCGCCGCGCGCGGCGGCGTGCTGGCCGGCCTCGAAGCGGAGATTGCCGAGCCGGTAGGCCGCCTCGGCGGCTCCGGAGAATCGCGGGTACTCGGTGAGGACGGCCTCGAGAGCCCGGAGCGCTCGGTCACGGGCCTCGGCCGACGCTCCGGCCGCCGTGGCCTGCTGGGCGAGCTCCGCTGCAGCGACGAGCGCCAGGCGGCCACGCGCGTCCTGCGCGTTGTACCAGCTGTAGCCGCCGAAGGCCGCGGCCCCCAGCAGGCTCAGCGCGGCGAGCGCCACGACGGTCCAGCGCACCACACGGGAGGTCCTGCGCCAGGCCGCCAGAAGATCCGGCACCGGCATCAGCCTCCGGCCCGGGGCGCGGTGGGGCGAGTCGTGGCCGGGCGCTCCACCCAGATCTCCCCCTTCACGGAGGCGCCGTCGGCGGCCGAGAAGCTTCCCGTGCGGAGGGTGCCGGTGAGAACGCCCGAGGGCAGGATCTCCACGCGCGTCGACGCCGAAAGGTTGCCGCGCACGGTCCCGCCGATCACGAT
Above is a window of Candidatus Rokuibacteriota bacterium DNA encoding:
- a CDS encoding tetratricopeptide repeat protein, which translates into the protein MPVPDLLAAWRRTSRVVRWTVVALAALSLLGAAAFGGYSWYNAQDARGRLALVAAAELAQQATAAGASAEARDRALRALEAVLTEYPRFSGAAEAAYRLGNLRFEAGQHAAARGAYEIAIAKGATATLRSLAAVGIGYTWEAQRDHARAQVAFQAALGGLTPKDFLYEEGLLGLARAQEFGGNPAAARETYSRLLKERPDSRRAADIRSRLASPETPPKQ
- a CDS encoding phenylacetate--CoA ligase is translated as MFQPSVETRPREQLEALQLERMRRTLGLIKENAAYRKRLGSVDAEALRSAADWARLPFLTKDALRDAYPLQLCCAPRGTIKRVHMSSGTTGNPIVNPYTRADIAQWGEVMARCYVAAGVTSADVVQITPSFGLFTGGFGFHYGAERLGVMVVPAGAGRSALQLKLMKDLGATVLAGIATYPLRLLEVAREEGFDLRELRLRVAILGSEMWSDDLRALIERELGIETFDIIGMTESGGPGLGIDCRAHGGIHVWEDHYYCEIVDPLTGSLRPDGQEGELVLSTLTREGLPLVRYRTHDLTRVVSRDPCACGRTHLRLDRLRGRTDDMVIFKGVNFYPCQIESLVVGRAGLGHEYQVLLERSPEGADRMRLLVEVKPDFDPESLRGLQREFKDLLNLTPEVTTLKEGGIPRPQGKAVRVVDRRATQP